The nucleotide sequence GCGACGACCGCCTGGAGCGGCTGACCGCCCGGGAGCGCGAAGTCCTCAAGCTGATGGCCGAAGGGCGGTCCAACAGCAACATCGCGGGCGAGCTGGTCATCTCCGAGAAGGCCGTTTCCAAGCACATCAACAACATCCTCGCCAAGCTGAACCTGCCGCAGTCCGAGGACGCCAACCGGCGGGTCCTGGCGGTGCTGGCCTACCTGAAGCACTGACCGTCGTCAGAGCGCCAAGCCGCACGGGATTTCGATCGTCACCATGGTCGGGCCGCCGAGCGGGCTGAGGATCGTGATGAAGCCGTCGAGCGGCGCGAGCCGCTTCTCGATGCCGCGCAGTCCCGAGCCGCCTTCGGTGTTCGCGCCGCCGCTGCCGTTGTCGCTGACGTTGATGACCAGCCGGCCGGACTCGTAGTGGACGTGGATCGCGCCGCTGTCCGCCCCGGAGTGCTTCATCGCGTTGTTCAGCAGTTCGGACACCGAGAAGTACGCGGCGGTCTCGACCGCCAGCGACGGCCGGCCGGGCAGGTCGATCGTCGTCTCGATCCGCAGCGGGTTTTCGATCGCCAGCGTGCGGATCGCGTCGGCGATGCCGCGGTCGACCAGCACCGGCGGCTGGATACCGCGGACGAGGTCGCGCAGCTGCTGCAGCGCTTTCGCCGAAGTGTTCTTCGCCTCGTCCATCAAGGACCGGGCCGCTTCGGGGTGGGAGTCGAGCACGCGCATGGCGGCGTCGAGCGTCATCCCCATCGCGACGAGGTGGGTCTGCGCGCCGTCGTGCAGGTCGCGTTCGATGCGGCGCAGCTCGGTCGCCTGGGAACCCACGGCGTCGTCACGGCTTTCGGCCAGGTGCTGCACGCGGTTCGTCAGCCGGGTCACCTCGGTCGGGGCCAGCAGGGTGGCCGCCAGCCGCGCGTGCAGCTTCAGCAGGTGCGGCGCGCTCCACAGCGCCAGCGGGAAGTGCGCCAGGCCGAGGATGGCGGCGAACCAGGCCGTCGGCTGGTCGTCCACCGGGATCACGACGTACCAGCTGCCGAGCCGGTCGGCCGCGTCGGACCCGATCAGGAACGGCATCGCGAGTCCGCGCAGCCCGTGCAGGACCAGGAGCAGTGGGGTGAGGGTGAGCAGGATGCCGAGGGAGCTGTCCACCACCAGCCACAGCGCGTCGCGCCAGTTCGCGCGGTCGCCGAGCAGGTGGTGGCAGCGGCGCAGCGCTGTGCTCCCGGCCGGCTCCGGCAGGTACGGCGAGGCGATCCGCACGCCGGACCACGCGTCGGCCGACGCGCGCACCCGGTCGGTCAGGGCGCGCATCAGCAGCACGGCCGGGGGCAGCATGAACAGTCCCACGCCCACGCCGATCAGCGAGCCGGCGGTGACCACGACGATGAACACCACGAGTTCGGTCACCGCGACCACGGCGAGCACGCCGCCGCGCAGGGTCGCGAGCCCGCCGTCGCGCAGCAGCGACCGCGTCATCGTGGCGACCGGGCTTCCGCTAGTCATGGCGCCCATTATGCGCAGGCCGGGCCGTTCTCCGCGGTAGTGCTAACCCCCGCAAACTTCCGCTCCCTAGCACCCTCGGAAACCGGCCCGCACCTTCGTAACGTGGTCGCGGTAACGAATGGACGAAACGAAGTCACGCCAGGGGAGCCGCAGATGTACCAGCAAGGCGACACGGTCGAAGTCGTGCGGCTGCTGTCCGTACGCAAGGCGTACGGCAAGGACCGGGCCCAGGTGCTGGCCCTGGACAACGTGACGGCGGGCTTCGCCGGCGGCACGTTCACCGCGGTGATGGGGCCGTCGGGGTCGGGCAAGAGCACACTGCTGCACTGCGCGGCCGGCCTGGACAAGCCGACGTCCGGCTCGGTCGTGCTGGGCGGCACCGACCTCAGCGTGATGCGCGAGGTCGAGCTGACCCGGTTGCGGCGCGACCGGATCGGGTTCGTGTTCCAGGCCTTCAACCTGCTGCCCGCGCTCGACGTCGAGCAGAACGTGACCCTGCCGCTGCGGCTGGCGGGACGGCGCCCGGACCCGGCGCTCGTGCGCCGCGTCATCGAACAGGTCGGGCTCGGCCAGCGGCGGCGCCACCGGCCCGCGGAACTCTCCGGCGGCCAGCAGCAGCGGGTGGCGATCGCCCGCGCCCTCGTCACCCACCCCGAGGTGATCTTCGCCGACGAGCCGACCGGCGCGCTGGACACGCGGTCGGCCCAGGAAGTCCTTTCCCTGCTGCGGGAAGCGAAGAGCGTGTCCCGGCAGACCATCGTGATGGTGACCCACGACCCGGTGGCCGCCTCCTACGCCGACCGCGTGCTGTTCCTCGCCGACGGCCGGGTCGTCGACGAGCTGCGGCAGCCGAACCCCGAAGAGGTGGCCCGGCGGATGACCAACCTCGTCGCCCGCGCCGAGCAGCGGCCGCAGGAAGGCCCCTGGCTGAGCGAGCTGACGCGCTGATGCTGACCCTCGTCGTACGCACCCTGCGCTACCGCACCGGTGGCTTCATCGCCACCCTCGTCTCGGTGTTCGTCGGCACCGCCGTGATGCTCGCCTGCGGCGGGCTCATGGAGACCGGCATCCGGACCGTGATCCCGCCGCAGCGCCTGGCCGCCGCGCCGATCGTGGTGGCGGGCAACCAGTCCTACGACCTGCCCACGGTCGGCCACGGGGAGGACGCCGACCACGAGACCGCGACGCTGTCCGAGCGCGTCCGGCTCGGCGAAGGTCTCGCGAGCACCATCAGCGGCGTGCCCGGCGTCGCCCACGTGGTCCCGGACGTCTCCTTCCACGCCGAGGTGCTCGGCGACCAGGGCGGCCCGTCCGTACCCGGCACGCAGGCCGGCCACAGCTGGGTTTCCGCGGAGCTGGCGCCCTACCGGCTGACCGAGGGCGCGGCCCCGATCCGCGAGGGCGAAGTCGTGCTCGATTCCGCCACCGCGGCCCGGATCGGGGCGCACGCCGGCGGCAAGGCCGACATCGCCGTCCGCGGGGGCGTGCACTCCTACCGGATCACCGGCATCGCCGACGCCGGCCGCCGGATGGCCACCGACGCGGTGTTCTTCTCGCCCGCCGAGGCCGGCGGGCTGCGGTCCGCGGCCGGGCAGGTCGACGCCTTCGGCGTCCAGCTCGCCCCCGGTGCCGACGTCGCCGCCGTCAGCGCGCAGATCGCGACCGCGGTGCGGGACCAGCGCGCGGTGACGCTGACCGGCGACGCCCGCGGGTCCGCCGAGTTCGCCAGGGCCGCCGGCGACGGCGAGCTGCTGATCATCCTCGCGGCCGTGTTCGGTGGCCTGGCGGCGCAGGTCGCCATGTTCGTCGTCGCGAGCACCCTCACGCTCTCGGTGCAGCAGCGCCGCCGCGAAGTGGCCATGCTGCGGGCGATCGGCGCGACCCCGCGCCAGCTGAGCCGGATGATCACCGGCGAAGCGATGATCATCGGGGCGCTGGGCACCGCGCTGGCGATCTTGCCCGGCGTGCTGCTCGGCGACTGGCTCTTCGGCCGGCTGACCGGCTTCGGCGTGATCCAGCCGGTCCTCAAGTTCGAGCAGGGCTTCTACCCGGTCGTCGCCGCGGCGGTCGTGGGCCTGGGTTCGGCGTGGGGCGCCGCGTTCGTCGCCGCCCGGTACGCGGGCCGTACGCGGCCCGTCGAAGCGATGCGGGAAACGGCGATCCCCACGCGCTGGCTGACCCCGACGCGGCTGTGGCTCGGGGTGTCGAGCCTGATCGGCGCGGCGGCGCTGGCCTACCTGACGATCACCGTCGTCGACGGCCCGCTCGCGGCGAGCACGGCCGGCCCGGCCGTCACGCTGGTGGCGAC is from Amycolatopsis mediterranei and encodes:
- a CDS encoding FtsX-like permease family protein, whose product is MLTLVVRTLRYRTGGFIATLVSVFVGTAVMLACGGLMETGIRTVIPPQRLAAAPIVVAGNQSYDLPTVGHGEDADHETATLSERVRLGEGLASTISGVPGVAHVVPDVSFHAEVLGDQGGPSVPGTQAGHSWVSAELAPYRLTEGAAPIREGEVVLDSATAARIGAHAGGKADIAVRGGVHSYRITGIADAGRRMATDAVFFSPAEAGGLRSAAGQVDAFGVQLAPGADVAAVSAQIATAVRDQRAVTLTGDARGSAEFARAAGDGELLIILAAVFGGLAAQVAMFVVASTLTLSVQQRRREVAMLRAIGATPRQLSRMITGEAMIIGALGTALAILPGVLLGDWLFGRLTGFGVIQPVLKFEQGFYPVVAAAVVGLGSAWGAAFVAARYAGRTRPVEAMRETAIPTRWLTPTRLWLGVSSLIGAAALAYLTITVVDGPLAASTAGPAVTLVATAVALFAPGLTKLLVAVLRRPIRAFGGLPGYLASLNARARWMPMAGAVTPIMLATGLAIFMLYFQTTQVAVAEKQYSDSLLADAVVTSATGDLPPDLVAKVQQAPGVAGASAFVTSKGYNEKPSDATQDEDGVDLTGVTAEGVAKAWGSIVASGQLDALHGNTIALPADLAQRLGVGVGAKIAMRLGDGSPITLDVVATLRTTAASASALMPADTLAPHTAAGAADRILVMAQPGTAEGDLLTSLRSRVGDLDGVQVAGREALTKAFLAEVQANAWVNYLIVGLLLVYAAISMVNTLVMATADRRREFGLQRLIGSTRGQVMRMMAMEAGVVAAIGVFLGTLVAASMLIPFSAAVSDSLFPSGPLWIYLVILGLAVVLTVVATCAPTWFTLRTRPSPSTLAPE
- a CDS encoding ABC transporter ATP-binding protein, which encodes MYQQGDTVEVVRLLSVRKAYGKDRAQVLALDNVTAGFAGGTFTAVMGPSGSGKSTLLHCAAGLDKPTSGSVVLGGTDLSVMREVELTRLRRDRIGFVFQAFNLLPALDVEQNVTLPLRLAGRRPDPALVRRVIEQVGLGQRRRHRPAELSGGQQQRVAIARALVTHPEVIFADEPTGALDTRSAQEVLSLLREAKSVSRQTIVMVTHDPVAASYADRVLFLADGRVVDELRQPNPEEVARRMTNLVARAEQRPQEGPWLSELTR
- a CDS encoding sensor histidine kinase translates to MTSGSPVATMTRSLLRDGGLATLRGGVLAVVAVTELVVFIVVVTAGSLIGVGVGLFMLPPAVLLMRALTDRVRASADAWSGVRIASPYLPEPAGSTALRRCHHLLGDRANWRDALWLVVDSSLGILLTLTPLLLVLHGLRGLAMPFLIGSDAADRLGSWYVVIPVDDQPTAWFAAILGLAHFPLALWSAPHLLKLHARLAATLLAPTEVTRLTNRVQHLAESRDDAVGSQATELRRIERDLHDGAQTHLVAMGMTLDAAMRVLDSHPEAARSLMDEAKNTSAKALQQLRDLVRGIQPPVLVDRGIADAIRTLAIENPLRIETTIDLPGRPSLAVETAAYFSVSELLNNAMKHSGADSGAIHVHYESGRLVINVSDNGSGGANTEGGSGLRGIEKRLAPLDGFITILSPLGGPTMVTIEIPCGLAL